The following are encoded together in the Actinomycetota bacterium genome:
- a CDS encoding sialidase family protein, translated as MRRRAFLILLACLGLALAAVGPVAAGPLTPGPLVQVSGTSAFLGCTADAVASQSGTVYLNSEVEPWIDVNPTNSANVVGIWQQDRWSNGGARGLVAGVSTNGGSSWQQVPIPGISLCSGGDYQRSTDPWVSFGPNGTLYQLALSFNDVAPPFLAADFDHALLASRSTDGGLSWSDPVVVRRDTDANVFNDKQTITADPTAANLVYGVWDRLVFPSSEAASVRASFRTSAFRGPIWFARSTNGGVSWEPARQLYDPGQNDQTIGNQIAVLPNGALINLFAEFNNENTNQLRGWTVRVLRSTNKGLSWSGPILVDRLQTIGVTDPDTGDDVRTGDIIPDVAVDPVSGRLSAVWQDARFGDGEFDSIAFSQSLDGGLTWSAPIKVNQTPTNLPAGNQQAFTASVHVSANGTVGVSYYDFRNNTPAPTTLETDHFLVHCHPTTPTACATASNWGDEVRVTTSSFNMRQAPDAGGFFTGDYEGLDNIGTAFTSFFSQPHGTDPSSAFFRRVG; from the coding sequence ATGCGACGACGCGCGTTCCTCATCTTGCTCGCCTGCCTGGGGCTTGCCCTGGCTGCGGTGGGCCCGGTCGCGGCCGGCCCGCTCACCCCAGGGCCACTCGTCCAGGTCTCCGGCACCAGCGCCTTTCTAGGCTGCACGGCGGATGCGGTTGCCAGCCAGTCGGGCACGGTCTACCTGAACAGTGAGGTCGAGCCCTGGATCGATGTCAACCCGACCAACTCCGCCAATGTGGTGGGGATCTGGCAGCAGGACCGCTGGTCCAACGGGGGGGCGCGGGGACTGGTGGCCGGGGTGAGCACCAACGGCGGCAGCAGCTGGCAGCAGGTGCCGATCCCAGGGATCTCGCTGTGCTCGGGCGGTGACTATCAGCGCTCCACCGACCCCTGGGTCAGCTTCGGCCCCAACGGGACGCTGTATCAGCTGGCCCTGTCCTTCAACGACGTCGCCCCGCCGTTCCTGGCTGCCGACTTCGACCACGCCCTGTTGGCCAGCCGCTCCACCGACGGCGGGCTGAGCTGGAGCGACCCGGTGGTGGTGCGGCGCGACACTGACGCCAACGTGTTCAATGACAAGCAGACGATCACCGCCGACCCCACCGCGGCCAACCTGGTCTATGGCGTGTGGGACCGGCTGGTGTTCCCCTCCAGCGAGGCGGCCAGCGTCCGAGCCAGCTTCCGCACCTCGGCGTTCCGGGGGCCGATCTGGTTCGCCCGGAGCACGAATGGGGGGGTGAGCTGGGAGCCGGCCCGCCAGCTCTATGACCCCGGACAGAACGACCAGACAATCGGCAACCAGATCGCGGTCCTGCCCAACGGGGCCCTGATCAATCTGTTCGCGGAGTTCAACAACGAGAACACCAACCAGCTGCGAGGCTGGACGGTCCGGGTGCTGCGCTCGACCAACAAGGGCCTCAGCTGGTCAGGCCCGATCCTGGTCGATCGGCTGCAGACCATCGGGGTCACCGACCCCGACACCGGCGACGACGTCCGCACCGGGGACATCATCCCGGATGTGGCGGTCGACCCGGTCAGCGGCCGGCTCTCTGCGGTCTGGCAGGACGCCCGCTTCGGCGACGGGGAGTTCGACAGCATCGCCTTCTCCCAGTCCCTGGACGGCGGGCTCACCTGGTCGGCGCCGATCAAGGTCAACCAGACGCCGACCAACCTGCCGGCCGGCAACCAGCAGGCCTTCACCGCCTCGGTCCACGTCAGCGCCAACGGCACCGTCGGGGTCAGCTACTACGACTTCCGCAACAACACCCCGGCGCCGACCACCCTGGAGACCGACCACTTCCTGGTCCACTGCCACCCCACCACCCCGACCGCCTGCGCGACCGCGAGCAACTGGGGTGATGAGGTACGGGTGACCACCAGCTCGTTCAACATGCGCCAAGCCCCCGACGCGGGGGGCTTTTTCACCGGCGACTACGAAGGACTCGACAACATCGGGACCGCCTTCACCTCATTCTTCTCCCAGCCCCACGGAACCGACCCCTCCAGCGCCTTCTTCCGCCGAGTCGGATAG
- a CDS encoding nuclear transport factor 2 family protein codes for MSEVLGRLRDAQNRHDLDAFVACFDPQYRSEQPLHPDRAFVGRQQVRTNWAEVFAGVPDFQAELLRSAEQNDTGWAEWHWHGTRTDGTRLEMRGVTIFGVRGDRIIWGRLYLEDVEGGQGIDQAVQHMARGPE; via the coding sequence GTGAGCGAGGTGCTCGGGCGACTCCGCGACGCCCAGAACCGCCACGACCTGGACGCCTTCGTCGCCTGCTTCGACCCCCAGTACCGCAGCGAACAACCCCTGCATCCCGACCGGGCATTCGTCGGCCGCCAGCAGGTCCGGACGAACTGGGCCGAGGTCTTCGCCGGCGTCCCCGACTTCCAGGCCGAGCTGCTCCGCTCGGCCGAGCAGAACGACACCGGCTGGGCCGAGTGGCACTGGCACGGCACCCGTACCGACGGGACCCGCCTGGAGATGCGCGGGGTCACCATCTTCGGGGTCCGCGGCGACCGCATCATCTGGGGCCGGCTCTATCTGGAGGACGTCGAAGGCGGCCAGGGAATCGACCAGGCCGTGCAGCACATGGCCCGTGGACCCGAGTAA
- a CDS encoding helix-turn-helix domain-containing protein, with protein sequence MYRSGPYSVAAIAKTLGVSRASVYRHLTGDSR encoded by the coding sequence ATGTATCGCTCGGGGCCGTACAGCGTGGCCGCGATCGCCAAGACCCTTGGGGTCAGCCGCGCCTCCGTCTATCGGCACCTCACTGGCGACAGCCGCTGA